Proteins encoded together in one Cellulomonas gilvus ATCC 13127 window:
- a CDS encoding DNA-3-methyladenine glycosylase I: protein MTDVPAPHPVTGRCFGDGDPLYERYHDEEWGVPVHGEEALFERIALEGFQSGLSWITVLRKRETFRAAFAGFDPAVVAEFDEQDVTRLLGDTGIVRNRQKIEATIANAHALLALHAAGRTLDALFWSFAPDRTQHVRPATWADVPATTPESRALAKELKSLGFRFVGPTTAYAAMQACGLVDDHLATCPSVVG from the coding sequence ATGACCGACGTTCCCGCCCCGCATCCCGTCACCGGCCGGTGCTTCGGTGACGGCGACCCGCTGTACGAGCGCTACCACGACGAAGAGTGGGGCGTCCCGGTGCACGGCGAGGAGGCGCTGTTCGAGCGCATCGCGCTGGAGGGGTTCCAGTCGGGCCTGTCCTGGATCACCGTGCTGCGCAAACGGGAGACGTTTCGGGCGGCGTTCGCGGGCTTCGACCCGGCGGTGGTCGCGGAGTTCGACGAGCAGGACGTGACGCGGCTGCTGGGCGACACCGGGATCGTGCGCAACCGGCAGAAGATCGAGGCGACCATCGCCAACGCCCACGCGCTGCTCGCGCTGCACGCGGCCGGCCGCACGCTCGACGCGCTGTTCTGGTCCTTCGCACCCGACCGCACGCAGCACGTGCGCCCCGCGACCTGGGCGGACGTCCCGGCCACGACGCCCGAGTCGCGTGCGCTCGCCAAAGAGCTCAAGTCGCTCGGGTTCCGGTTCGTGGGGCCCACCACGGCCTACGCGGCGATGCAGGCGTGCGGGCTCGTCGACGACCACCTGGCGACCTGCCCGTCGGTGGTCGGTTGA
- the hrpA gene encoding ATP-dependent RNA helicase HrpA — protein sequence MTTDQPQPTGREPRPRRRSGRGRGRPARDEQVTPDARASDTPDGRAPRDDARADRATDRATGHPTDRPAGRTAQRTAERGSSRGGGAARRARAAAARTAAVLPPLTFPPELPVSARREDIAAAIRDHQVVVVAGETGSGKTTQLPKIALELGRGRAGQIGHTQPRRIAARSVAERIAQEIGTPLGELVGYQVRFTDTSSDTTLVKVMTDGILLAAIQRDPLLLAYDTLIIDEAHERSLNIDFLLGYLTRLLPRRPDLKVVITSATIDSARFARHFAGPPTPEHPDGVPAPVVEVTGRTYPVEIRYRPLSPDALGTSDEDADLADEPRAPSSGPGRRGTAGPRQPVRERDLMTGITEAVDELCAQGPGDVLVFLSGEREIRDAADALRTSLGTRVTDPRHPQAVELLPLYSRLSAAEQHRVFSAHPGRRVVLATNVAETSLTVPGIRYVVDPGTARISRWSKATKVQRLPIEPISQASANQRSGRCGRVADGIAIRLYSQEDFESRERFTEPEILRTSLASVILQMIAVGVAGTPQDVVDFPFVDPPDVRAVRDGVQLLTELGALETGPSGTRLTETGRALALLPVDPRLARMVVEAARRGVLREVVVVAAALSIQDPRERPVDEREKADALHARFADPTSDLLAYLNLWTYLREQQRELSGSAFRRMCRAEHLNYLRVREWQDVVTQLRDLAKQLPGQAAPARTGPVQDREPRPTSEPAPPDEAEQTGPRRGELRREWDADAVHRSVLAGLLSHVGMQEATEVAAPRRGDRRPAGRPDRKGRNEFLGARGARFAIFPGSGLAKKPPAWVMAAELVETSRLWARDAARIDPAWAEELGAHLVKRSYSEPAWSTKQGAAMCTERVLLYGMPVVAGRRVLFSAVDPAHARELFLRHALVQGEWTTHHRFFHENRRLLAEAAELAARARRADLLADEDALFAFYDERVPDDVVSARHFDQWWKKAQRSAPDLLTFDRALLVADDAHAIDEASFPSRWPQGDVSFPLTYQFEPGTEADGVTVHIPLAQLPRVTPDGFGWMVPGLLDELVVATIRSLPKPVRVQLVPAPDVGRAVASWLREHTASWEDTVRAGDAAPSFHESFARAVRAVRDVEVPADAFDDERLPAHLRLTFRVVGDRGGIVDEGRDLAVLQHRLAGQAQDAVDTAVRQAMRQAMREAGLDAQPAADGSAGARRPGAAAGAGPATPRSVPARRADAGSSPAGLAESVTRTGLTTWPDDLTLPDVVEGSSGATVVRAFPSLVEDGGTVAVRTLADEAHRPAAARAGLRRLLLLDVGLTPGRVTSRWSGAQALALAANPYPSREALVEDVQLAAIDALVAEHLGSRAPHDVRTPADYAAVRAYVRDRLEDRVHALVGTLVDVLTAWRELDVALRGTTSLALLATAADVREQSERLVHAGFVVEAGAARLVHLTRYLRAARHRLDKAAQGPQRDADLAWQVRDLQDALAAAAGAAPERVADVRWLIEELRVSLFAQQLGTPVPVSVQRVRKALTALT from the coding sequence GTGACCACCGACCAGCCGCAGCCGACCGGGCGTGAGCCGCGCCCGCGGCGCCGTTCCGGCCGTGGCCGCGGGCGCCCGGCGCGCGACGAGCAGGTCACCCCCGACGCGCGCGCGTCCGACACCCCGGACGGCCGAGCACCACGCGACGACGCACGCGCCGACCGTGCGACGGACCGCGCCACCGGCCACCCCACCGACCGGCCCGCCGGCCGCACCGCGCAGCGCACCGCCGAGCGCGGCTCGTCACGGGGGGGCGGCGCCGCACGCCGCGCCCGCGCCGCCGCGGCGCGCACCGCGGCGGTGCTCCCGCCCCTCACGTTCCCGCCCGAGCTGCCGGTGAGCGCACGCCGCGAGGACATCGCCGCGGCGATCCGCGACCACCAGGTGGTCGTCGTCGCGGGTGAGACGGGCTCGGGCAAGACGACGCAGCTGCCCAAGATCGCGCTCGAGCTGGGTCGCGGCCGTGCAGGGCAGATCGGCCACACGCAGCCGCGCCGGATCGCGGCAAGGAGCGTCGCGGAGCGCATCGCGCAGGAGATCGGCACGCCGCTGGGTGAGCTGGTGGGCTACCAGGTGCGGTTCACGGACACGTCCAGCGACACGACGCTGGTCAAGGTCATGACGGACGGCATCCTGCTGGCGGCGATCCAGCGCGACCCGCTGCTGCTCGCGTACGACACGCTGATCATCGACGAGGCGCACGAGCGCTCGCTCAACATCGACTTCCTGCTGGGCTACCTCACGCGTCTGCTCCCGCGCCGCCCGGACCTCAAGGTCGTCATCACGTCGGCGACCATCGACTCCGCGCGGTTCGCACGCCACTTCGCGGGTCCGCCCACGCCCGAGCACCCGGACGGCGTACCGGCCCCCGTGGTCGAGGTCACGGGTCGCACGTACCCGGTCGAGATCCGCTACCGGCCGCTGTCCCCCGACGCGCTGGGCACGTCCGACGAGGACGCGGACCTCGCCGACGAGCCGCGCGCACCCTCGTCGGGACCCGGCCGACGAGGAACCGCGGGACCCCGTCAGCCGGTGCGCGAGCGCGACCTGATGACCGGCATCACCGAGGCGGTCGACGAGCTGTGCGCGCAGGGCCCGGGCGACGTGCTGGTGTTCCTCTCGGGCGAGCGCGAGATCCGGGACGCCGCGGATGCGCTGCGCACGTCGCTGGGGACGCGCGTCACCGACCCGCGGCACCCGCAGGCAGTCGAGCTTCTGCCGCTGTACAGCCGGCTCTCGGCGGCCGAGCAGCACCGCGTGTTCTCGGCGCACCCCGGGCGTCGCGTGGTGCTCGCCACCAACGTCGCGGAGACGTCGCTGACCGTGCCGGGCATCCGGTACGTCGTGGATCCGGGCACCGCGCGCATCTCCCGCTGGTCCAAGGCGACCAAGGTGCAGCGGCTCCCGATCGAGCCCATCAGCCAGGCGTCGGCGAACCAGCGTTCGGGGCGCTGCGGACGCGTCGCGGACGGCATCGCGATCCGCCTGTACTCGCAGGAGGACTTCGAGTCGCGCGAGCGCTTCACCGAGCCGGAGATCCTGCGCACGTCGCTCGCGTCGGTGATCCTGCAGATGATCGCCGTGGGTGTCGCCGGGACGCCGCAGGACGTCGTCGACTTCCCGTTCGTCGACCCGCCCGACGTGCGCGCGGTGCGCGACGGCGTGCAGCTGCTCACCGAGCTGGGCGCGCTCGAGACCGGGCCCTCGGGCACGCGCCTCACCGAGACCGGACGTGCGCTCGCGCTGCTGCCCGTCGACCCGCGCCTGGCGCGCATGGTCGTCGAGGCCGCGCGTCGGGGCGTGCTGCGCGAGGTCGTCGTCGTGGCCGCCGCGCTGTCCATCCAGGACCCGCGCGAACGTCCCGTCGACGAGCGCGAGAAGGCCGATGCGCTGCATGCGCGGTTCGCGGACCCGACCTCGGACCTGCTGGCCTACCTCAACCTGTGGACCTACCTGCGCGAGCAGCAGCGCGAGCTGTCCGGCTCGGCGTTCCGGCGGATGTGCCGCGCCGAGCACCTCAACTACCTGCGCGTGCGCGAGTGGCAGGACGTGGTCACGCAGCTGCGCGACCTGGCCAAGCAGCTGCCCGGCCAGGCGGCACCCGCCCGCACGGGCCCGGTGCAGGACCGCGAGCCGCGCCCGACGAGCGAGCCCGCGCCGCCCGACGAGGCCGAGCAGACCGGGCCGCGCCGCGGCGAGCTGCGGCGCGAGTGGGACGCGGACGCCGTGCACCGGTCGGTGCTCGCGGGCCTGCTCTCGCACGTAGGCATGCAGGAGGCGACCGAGGTGGCCGCGCCGCGCCGCGGTGACCGGAGACCCGCCGGGAGGCCGGACCGCAAGGGCCGCAACGAGTTCCTGGGCGCGCGCGGCGCCCGGTTCGCGATCTTCCCCGGCTCGGGGCTCGCCAAGAAGCCGCCCGCGTGGGTCATGGCGGCCGAGCTCGTCGAGACGTCGCGCCTGTGGGCCCGGGACGCCGCCCGCATCGACCCCGCGTGGGCCGAGGAGCTGGGCGCGCACCTGGTCAAGCGCTCCTACTCCGAGCCCGCGTGGTCCACCAAGCAGGGTGCCGCGATGTGCACCGAGCGCGTCCTGCTGTACGGCATGCCGGTGGTCGCGGGGCGGCGCGTGCTGTTCTCGGCCGTGGACCCCGCGCACGCGCGTGAGCTGTTCCTGCGGCACGCGCTGGTGCAGGGCGAGTGGACCACGCACCACCGGTTCTTCCACGAGAACCGCCGGCTGCTGGCCGAGGCCGCCGAGCTCGCGGCGCGCGCCCGTCGCGCGGACCTCCTGGCCGACGAGGACGCGCTCTTCGCGTTCTACGACGAGCGCGTCCCCGACGACGTGGTCTCCGCACGGCACTTCGACCAGTGGTGGAAGAAGGCGCAGCGGTCCGCACCCGACCTGCTGACGTTCGACCGTGCGCTCCTGGTCGCGGACGACGCGCACGCGATCGACGAGGCGTCCTTCCCGTCCCGCTGGCCGCAGGGTGACGTGTCCTTCCCGCTCACGTACCAGTTCGAGCCCGGCACCGAGGCCGACGGCGTCACCGTGCACATCCCGCTCGCGCAGCTGCCGCGCGTCACGCCCGACGGATTCGGCTGGATGGTGCCCGGCCTGCTCGACGAGCTCGTCGTCGCGACCATCCGCTCGCTGCCCAAACCCGTGCGCGTGCAGCTGGTCCCCGCACCCGACGTCGGCCGGGCCGTCGCGTCGTGGCTGCGCGAGCACACCGCGTCCTGGGAGGACACCGTGCGCGCGGGCGACGCCGCACCGTCCTTCCACGAGTCGTTCGCGCGCGCGGTCCGGGCCGTACGGGACGTCGAGGTGCCCGCGGACGCGTTCGACGACGAGCGGCTGCCCGCGCACCTGCGCCTCACGTTCCGCGTGGTGGGGGACCGCGGCGGGATCGTCGACGAGGGTCGGGACCTGGCCGTGCTGCAGCACCGGCTCGCGGGGCAGGCGCAGGACGCGGTGGACACCGCGGTGCGCCAGGCCATGCGGCAGGCGATGCGGGAGGCGGGCCTGGACGCGCAGCCCGCCGCCGACGGGTCGGCCGGCGCGCGTCGCCCCGGCGCCGCGGCGGGGGCCGGTCCCGCCACGCCCCGGTCTGTCCCCGCGCGGCGCGCAGATGCGGGCTCGTCGCCGGCCGGGCTCGCGGAGTCCGTCACGCGCACGGGCCTGACGACGTGGCCCGACGACCTCACGCTGCCCGACGTGGTCGAGGGCAGCTCGGGCGCCACCGTGGTGCGCGCGTTCCCGTCGCTGGTGGAGGACGGCGGAACCGTGGCCGTCCGCACGCTCGCCGACGAGGCGCATCGCCCGGCGGCCGCACGCGCGGGCCTGCGCCGGCTGCTGCTGCTCGACGTGGGCCTGACGCCCGGCCGCGTGACGTCCCGCTGGTCGGGTGCACAGGCGCTCGCGCTCGCGGCCAACCCGTACCCGAGCCGGGAGGCGCTGGTCGAGGACGTGCAGCTGGCCGCGATCGATGCGCTCGTCGCGGAGCACCTGGGGTCGCGCGCGCCGCACGACGTCCGCACGCCCGCGGACTACGCGGCCGTGCGGGCGTACGTGCGGGACCGGCTCGAGGACCGCGTGCACGCGCTCGTCGGGACGCTCGTGGACGTGCTCACGGCGTGGCGCGAGCTCGACGTCGCGCTCCGGGGGACGACGAGCCTGGCGTTGCTGGCCACGGCCGCCGACGTGCGGGAGCAGTCCGAGCGGCTGGTGCACGCGGGCTTCGTGGTCGAGGCCGGCGCAGCGCGTCTGGTCCACCTCACGCGCTACCTGCGCGCGGCCCGGCACCGCCTGGACAAGGCGGCGCAGGGTCCGCAGCGGGATGCGGACCTGGCGTGGCAGGTGCGCGACCTGCAGGACGCGCTCGCCGCGGCCGCGGGTGCGGCGCCCGAGCGCGTCGCAGACGTGCGGTGGCTCATCGAGGAGCTGCGGGTCTCGCTGTTCGCGCAGCAGCTCGGCACCCCCGTGCCCGTCTCGGTGCAGCGCGTGCGCAAGGCGCTCACGGCGCTCACGTGA
- a CDS encoding aminoacyl-tRNA deacylase — MSEHESAAEKRARAGLEASGIAFEVTRHGRVGSLAEAAAARGVEPADIVKSLVVRRGDDDFLFVLVTGDRAISWPKLRALLGVSRMSLPDAQTALDVTGYERGTITPFGSLTAWPVVADERVRGRRVSIGAGGHGVAATVDGDELVRALGATVADVTQDAPAP; from the coding sequence ATGAGCGAGCACGAGAGCGCGGCGGAGAAGCGCGCGCGGGCAGGGCTGGAGGCGTCGGGGATCGCGTTCGAGGTGACGCGGCACGGGCGGGTCGGGTCGCTCGCGGAGGCGGCGGCTGCGCGCGGCGTCGAGCCCGCGGACATCGTGAAGTCGCTCGTGGTCCGGCGGGGTGACGACGACTTCCTGTTCGTGCTGGTGACCGGCGACCGCGCGATCTCCTGGCCCAAGCTGCGCGCTCTGCTCGGCGTCTCGCGGATGTCGCTGCCGGACGCGCAGACCGCGCTGGACGTCACGGGCTACGAGCGCGGCACGATCACGCCGTTCGGCTCGCTGACCGCGTGGCCCGTGGTCGCCGACGAGCGCGTGCGCGGACGGCGCGTCTCGATCGGCGCGGGCGGGCACGGGGTGGCGGCCACGGTCGACGGCGACGAGCTGGTGCGCGCGCTGGGCGCGACCGTCGCGGACGTCACGCAGGACGCACCCGCCCCCTGA